The genomic stretch TGGTAGACTTCTATGTTCTTTTGTTTTTTAAGATTAAATTTTTACTTAGGATCAttttaagggggtgtttggttcacttGAAAAAGGTATGAGGTATGAGGTATGAGTTTAGAATGCTAAACCCATACCATCTGTTTGGTTGGCAAATGTGAGAGTtacatacccatacctcaaacccatgaggtatgggtttctcatatcCAAGgagggggtgggtatgagattgattcCCACGGgaatgaaattaaaataagaaaaaatgTGAAATAAAAATTAGGAAAATTATGGCATTATGTAAATCAAATCTTCTATATACTtagttgatttaatttttattatcattattttaaaatattaaattttTCAATTTAAAATTTTTATTTTACTGATTTTAAATTTTCATTGAACTCCAAACTCATACCGCTAAGAATTGAAACAAACGCATGGTATGAGAAATCAAGTTCCAACCTCATACCACCCAgatatgattcctgattccaaacccaTATCCATGCACAAAACAAACGCCCCCTAAATTAAGACGATACTCACAATCgttttaaataattttaaaaataatagAGCTTGTGAAATCAATACTTATGTTAAGACCGTCTTAACATATTAATGGTTTTAAGTTGATGATTTGGCTGAAACaattatttcatttttgttttgaGATAAACTATTCACGCATTCTGTGTTACTATTGAAGTTAATTATGCAATAATATACTACTAGCAAAATTATAAAAAAACTACTCCGTATTATTAACATGATATAGACGTACATAATAACTTCATAATTGCTATTGTTAAGTCATTTATCACTCGTAAGTATTACGCTCTTTTTACATAATTTTCTCCGGTGGTGTTACTTGCAGGGCGCGATCCAGACTGCGGACCTCCAGAAAATAAAAAACATAAGTCAGGAAGCAGGAAATTGATAAATTTAAATCAGTGCAGGCACTACACTAGTCAGTGTACGAAAGGGCCTGAATGTTGGTGTTGCATGCAATGGCCAGGGGCATCAGGTCAATGTTTTGGAAATCTAGCTAAATGTCAGCATTGTTGTGTCCCACCCTAAATTGTTAGTCAGTATCACTACGGGACTTATATATAATAAaagttagtattatttacataattcGTATTCTATCCTATTTTTATTAGTATTTCTATTTTCTGATGGTTGGTTGTTTTACATTACGCATGTCAAATTAATTCCGTAAATAACTAAAATCCCCAGTTACAtaatttactaaaacgtcgttgATATAAATCAACCCCCCCACATAATAAGCAGTGTAATAATTTATCCCCAGAAGTTTGCATTTTTTCCCCAAATGTCCCTATTTTTCTCGAAAATCACTTTAAAAGCTCGTATCTCTTAGTCACGATTTCAGATAGCCGCGAAATTTTTTTCTAAACATGTAAATCTCGGAAAGTTAatcattttggaaaaaaaaaattatttttgtatATGTGATCGAAAATAAAAACCGGTCAAAGTTTCCCGAACAAATAAACTTTGACAAGTCGTATCTCCGTTCTAAGATAACATAAAAACACGATTTTTTTCAAATCGAACCTCGTAAAGACGATTAACTTAGACAAAAGAATCGCAACTTTTCGATCTCGTAACTAAGAGATATGACCGaccgaagatgtcttagtctagtggttaagacggaggtattatggacaataggtcccaggttcgaatccCCTCCTCCCCtatattgtaatgcgactaagtgcgcgcttcgattgaccaaaaaaaaaaactaagagaTATGACCGGTCAAACATTTTTTGACAAAAGTAGTGGTATTTTGGGGGAAAGTGCAAACTTGAGGGGTACCATGGGAATAATCCCAAAATCAAATGATCAAATTGATCCGTTCACTATGGAACAGATTCTAGCTAGCTACTTCAAACATCttcattagaaaaaaaaaaaaaaaggtttttctACGTAGTACCCCTTCAGTTTTTAAAACCTCTATGATACCCCTAACTTTTAGTAATAACAACAAAGCGTAACCTTAACCCTCTATTTCGTCAAGTTTGTCTGTTATTTGCTAACGTGGCTATGTGCTTAACATAACTTTTAGTTTAATAAAAGACTTTAAACACAAGATTAACTACTAATCATACCAAACTTACGATTAACCCATCCTTATTCTCAACCCCCATCGAGCCCACAACCACCCTAAGGTCCCTAACCCACCAGGCCACCAATACCCTATCTCCCACCATAGACAGCTCAAAATAGAGGTCCCTGTGACCATAAGCCAACCCGACCACAAGATGGTCTTTCTCCTTTGCACAACTTTGTTATACCACCAAATctatctatctctctctctctcttttccgCACCTTTGTTATACAACCAATTTATCTCTCTTTCTCCAATGCGTTATTGTAGCCTATCAGTACTACAATTAGATTTAGATTTGGGGTGAAAGAGCATAAAATATTGCGCAAGTTGGTACATAAGAAGTAAAACGACAGAAAAATAAAGGGGATGAGAAATAGAACAATGATACATACATGAAGGAAAGTGGTGAATGTTGAATTGAATTGGGTAATTGAATAATGGGGTTTATCTTGTATGATGCTCTACTTATAATTGAATAATGGGGTTTCTCTTGTGGTTTGATGTGGGTGACACAAAGGGAGTTGAAACGATGGTGGGAGTGGTGTGACTGTGAGGCGGTGCGACGGAGTGAGGGGATGCGAGTGATTATGGGGCTGTTTGGTGGTGCCGCAAAGTGAGGCAAACATAGGCGGTGGTTCACTGGTTCTCCTTTATGGTGGTGCAATGAGGTTGAGGGTGGATGATTGACTGGTTGTCAATGGTGAAAGTGAAGGGTTAAGGTTTACATGAGAGTTAGAGATGGTTAATAAGATTAATGAGATCCATGTCATCGTCTAGTCATTGCCATGTCAGATAAAAGCGCCAAATATGCAGCCACACCAGAAATTAACGGACCAATTTGACGGATTAGAAGCTTAAGGTTACGCTTATTAGTTCTTAATAAAAGTTAGGGGTACCACACGGGTTTTCAAAAccgtaggggtaccatgtagaaaacGCAAAAACAAAGGAGTACTATAtagaaaaaccaaaaaaaaaaaaacagttattTGCCTCATCTTAGAAAATAATTGAACAGATCTTCTCCTCTTATTTCATTACACTTGTTCATGAAATACTAGCAATTAttactatcaaattaacaatttataaaaccaaactcgATTCTAGATTACTCCAATTAAAGGGGTAATATAGTACAAGTAAGGGTTGACAAACAAATGATATAGACAATGAACAACAATGGATTGACAAAAAAAGAGAGGATTTTAATGTATTGAGGTTTATACACTTTTGTTTTGGCATTCTTTGAGACGTTGTAATCGCTAAacgttatactttaataaatgtttctgaatagttacttttgatatactaacctcgagcaaccgagatggtaacagcttcaCATGtttgggtggtccttggtaaggcaccttggtatgtggaggTATTACAATTATAGTCGAAGATCGAGTCATTAGTTGGTAGTGAATACGAATTTGAGTCAAGATTCTTTTAAATATTTAATTACTTATATTCTCATTGCTTATTCTCATTTCATTGTTAGTTTAATCTTTAAACCAAACTCAACCCCTTCCCCTCTCCCCCCCTTCCCCCATAGTCCCCAGACAGTTATTACGATTCTTAATTTACTTAAGGATCGTTCTTTTCTAAACCTTAATTTTATTTACAATTCATCAAATTCCTTGTGGTTCGAACCTTATTTTTGCTTTACTACTTATTTAGTATCAACGATTtaagtgatataaattgttaatttgaggcaTACGACATCTAAATCTCCCTAAGAATTCCTCGAACTGCAGTAAGAGCTTCTTGAAGTCGATGCCGCCTTCTGCAGTACTACACTTCCTCCCAAACGCCACTTTGCATAAAATATCACTTGTTAAAGTCATAGCCAGATCGCTGAAGTTCACTACAGGTGACGATCATAATGATGGGTTTTTTCAATCTGTTCCATTAGAAGAACCATCTCTTCTTCTCTAATACTACAAAATGATAAAACCCTTTTCGTATTTAAGAGTTAAAGTACGCAAATACTCTTCATCTGCCTCCAATATTCGCCATATGGCGTTTTTGCAGTTATAGAAAAGCTTGTTAGTTGTTTTATTTGGTGCTCTGCTGGAGTATTTTGAATCATGTGTTTTCATGATCTCAGTTGCTACTTTTAATTTGCTGATGAAACGACGAGGGTTGATATTTGCACTAGGTGAATCACCATATTTTTCGAGTAGGGTTCTCAGAGTACGATGAGGGTTATTTCCGAGCTGATAAATGTTGCCGAAAATTGGCCGCTTTGGTGGAGATGGAGGTAAGTTTTTCTTCCAAGGAGATTTGGTTCGAAATGTAagttttattatttaaattaacATGTTCTAGTCTTATAATAAACATGTATAAATTGAATGCGAAAGCGATAAAAGAGATCGATTATTTACCTCCAGcattgcttgaaataattgatcTGTCTTAATGAATAACCCAATTTCTTATGCCCCAAATTTGACTTGGCTTCCAAACCCTCAACCTCACGATTTAGGTGTTGTTTGGCCAAGTTTACCTAAAAGAGTTTTTACTTTTTAAAATGAGTTTTTCCACAAACTagttcttgaaaaagttgtgattgtttggcctaacttttgtAAAAATAGTTTTTCCAAATTTGATGTGTTTGGTCTAATTACTTTTATtcggttttttttatttttttgttaacTATAATTTGGGGCCGCGTCACACTTGTCAATCTTTTCACCTTTAAGCGCATTTTTTctaataaaaattatgtaatgCCATAGTTAAAACCGCAAATTTATACTGTGTAATACTCATAATTATGATATTCATAGCCAATGTTATCTCCTCGATTAGAAAGTTGCAATATCAACTTATTATGTTGCAAGATGATGAAATTCACCTAGAAATATAATCAATTAGTCAAACTATAAACAAAAGCATTAAGCATTTATATTGTCGGGTACTTGAACTATAAAACAATAACTATGTACTTAACCAAAGAAAAAATAATTATAGAATAAGACAGTCTTACACTATGAGAtattactatttttttttctGTGACGAGGAAACTCGGAGCTGAACATTCAATTTTACATGTAAAGGATCGTCATACAGTGAAAGACGGCGTTATACATTATTGAAAGGATCGTCTCATACTCTTTTCATCTCACCCCGtaaattatttttcctttttatatAATTCAATATTGAGCTTATATTTAAAAAATACCATAGGACAAATCATAAGCAATTTACATATCAATAATCAATGCCCACATGACTTAAAGAACTTATAATTAAAAGAAGTCGATTAACAAAAAATAGGCGGTAATAGAGTgaaaaatattataattattatagagtacaaacaataaaaaaaaaaaaaaaaaaacaattgtcCATCCAGTAGAGATtgtgagaactagaagtagaagTAGGTATTTGCCGCTTCTCCTTTTAGTGAATTTTTTTAAAGTTTTAACTTTTCAAAAGTATTTTTACACTCATCTAATATATAGTGTTTAGCTTAGTTTCTATTTATTCAGTTGTAAAAGCACTTGTAAATcttggccaaacagcaccttAGATGGTGTATTTTATTAATGAGGTAGGATTGGTGAATCTTAATCAGAATAAATATGTTCCCCTTATATACTCTTGCCATCAAAGAGTCAACTGAACAATTTCCTAAATGGTGAATGATAAGTTATGGAAGATAATAGTGGAAACAAAATCCTAGGTAAATTCCACCATACAATGGACcaacttaatttccataaaataacttaattaaatattaaggtaatacttatttattttatggaatatcttacattctcccacttgATCCATTTAACAAGAGACACAACATATGGATATTTTTACGAAAGTCCTTGGTCGTATTCCATTTGATGATCTCTTATCCAAGCCGTGCGTTTCGAAGCCTCACGCTCCAACTTATTAGAAGAGATGAATGTTGCCATCGGATCATCCAAAGAGATTCGTTGCTCTATAATCTTCACACAAGGTAACAATCCCGTATTTCCTTTTATGTAGATATTATAGTTGTTGAAGATTATTCTTTCCCGTAAATATAGCCTATGTAATCATGTATATATTCCTTAAAAAAGAAAAGCTAGTCTAATTAGTTTGTAAACAACTCAGAAAAACCAAGTAATCTCCTAATCTCTAAGTTTATTAAAATTCATAGCCATGGCGACTACCAGATTTGTAGGCATCTTTGTGTGCATGTTCCTTGTTCTCTCCCTCCTCACCATCGTTAATGGTAGACTTCTATGTTCTTTTGTTTTTTAAGATTAAATTTTTACTTAAGATCGTTTTAAGGGGCTGTTTGGTTCACTTGAAAAAGGTATGGGATATGAGTTTAGAATGCTAAACCCATACCATCTGTTTGGTTGGCAAATGTGAGGGTtacatacccatacctcaaacccatgagctatgggtttctcatacccaaggagggggtgggtatgagattgattcCCACGGgaatgaaattaaaataagaaaaaatgTGAAATAAAAATTAGGAAAATTATGGCATTATGTAAATCAAATCTTCTATAtacttatttgattaaatttttattttcattattttataatattaaattttcgatttaaaatattttattttactgATTTTAACTTTTAATTGAACTCCAAACTCCTGCGTTTAAGAATTGAAACAAACGCATggtatgaggaatcaagttccaaCCCAATACCACCCAgatatgattcctgattccaaatCCACATCCATGCACAAAACAAACGCCTCCTAAGTAAAAACGATACTCACAATCgttttaaataattttaaaaataatataGCTTGCGAAATCAATACTTATGTTAAGACCGTCTTAACGTATTAATGGTTTTAAGTTGATGATTTAGCtgaaataattattttatttttgttttgagATAAACTATTCACGCATTCTGTGTTACTATTGAAGTTAATTATGCAATAATATACTACTAGCAAAATTATAAAAAAACTACTCCGTATTATTAACATGATATAGACGTACATAATAACTTCATAATTGCTATTGTTAAGTCATTTATCACTCGTAAGTATTACGCTCTTTTTACATAATTTTCTCCGGTGGTGTTACTTGCAGGGCGCGATCCAGACTGCGGACCTCCAGAAAATAAAAAACATAAGTCAGGAAGCAGGAAATTGATAAATTTAAATCAGTGCAGGCACTACACTAGTCAGTGTACGAAAGGGCCTGAATGTTGGTGTTGCATGCAATGGCCAGGGGCATCAGGTCAATGTTTTGGAAATCTAGCTAAATGTCAGCATTGTTGTGTCCCACCCTAAATTGTTAGTCAGTATCACTACGGGACTTATATATAATAAaagttagtattatttacataattcGTATTCTATCCTATTTTTATTAGTATTTCTATTTTCTGATGGTTGGTTGTTTTACATTACGCATGTCAAATTAATTCCGTAAATAACTAAAATCCCCAGTTACAtaatttactaaaacgtcgttgATATAAATCAACCCCCCCACATAATAAGCAGTGTAATAATTTATCCCCAGAAGTTTGCATTTTTTCCCCAAATGTCCCTATTTTTCTCGAAAATCACTTTAAAAGCTCGTATCTCTTAGTCACGATTTCAGATAGCCGCGAAATTTTTTTCTAAACATGTAAATCTCGGAAAGACAATCATTTTGgaaaaagaaaattatttttgTATATGTGATCGAAAATAAAAACCGGTCAAAGTTTCCCGAACAAATAAACTTTGACAAGTCGTATCTCCGTTCTAAGATAACATAAAAACacgattttttttcaaatcgaaccTCGTAAAGACGATTAACTTAGACAAAAAAATCGCAACTTTTCGATCTCGTAACTAAGAGATATGACCGGTCAAACATTTTTTTGACAAAAGTAGGGGTATTTGGGGAAAAAGTGCAAACTTGAGGGGTACCATGGGAATAATCCCAAAATCAAATGATCAAATTGATCCGTTCTCTATGGAACAGACTCTAGCTAGCTACTTCAAACATCttcattagaaaaaaaaaattatttgcctCATTTTAGAAAATATTGAACAGATCTTCTCCTCTTATTTCATTACACTTGTTCATGAAATACTAGCAATTATTACTATCAATAtaacaatttataaaaccaaactcgATTCTAGATTTACTCTAATTAAAAGggtaatatagtgcaagtaagggtcgaatcCAAAGGAAGGAAGTTAAGCTACGACTCGATTTTTAAGAACTAATCAAATACACTATCTAATTGCGATTACAACTACTTATCAACACAGAAATGAACAAACAAATGATATAGACAATGAACAACAATGGATTGACAAAAAAAGAGAGGATTTTAATGTATCGAGTTTTATACACTTTCGTTTTGGCATTCTTtgagacgtttttttttttttttttttttgacagtgaGAGAAAATAGGGTCAGACCATAGCTAATTTAGCAATGGAGTGAGCAACCCTATTAAGATTCCTAGGACAGTGACTTATTGAAAGACAATGCAATTGCAAAAACATAGAATGCAAGGATAACAAAGTAGCTTTAGCAGTCTGATCCATAGTAGCGTGACCACTGACTTGGAGGATCAAACTTAGACAGTCGGAAGAAGCATCAATATGTCGATAACCACAAGAAATGGCCTTTGAAATCGCAAGTTTGAATGCCATAGCTTCCGCTTGTACAGGAGACGATGCCCAAAATCTGGAGGAGCCAGTGTGGATCATAGTTCCATTATTATCTTTGAAGAACCATCCCGATGTCGCTCTGAGATTAGGATTCCAAGAAGCATCACACTTAAGACGAATAGAATTCGAGCAAAGGTGAGTACCAATTAGAAAGTAGGGATGGAAATTCCGAATACGAGTGGTATCCAAATCAACTTCAGAAGAGTAATTACAAGAGAGATTCCCAAATCGAATGTGATCACTCATGACCGAAGCATTCAGTGAGCTTTCCTCAGAAATAAGTCTCAGGGAAGAGCATAAATCAATTTCGGTGTGTGCAAATCTCTGCCCATTCCGCAAACACCAAATTCGCCAAAGGGTACTGACAAACATAGAAATAGAAGACAGTGCTGCGGCATGTcgagataataataataaccaatTAATAATCCATTGTATAGAAAGATTGGAACCCTCAGAACAACGAATACCCAAAGGAGAAGCAAACCAAATTCTTGAGGAGAAGGGGCAATCACGGAATAAGTGAGCATTGGTTTCCATACTTTGACAGGTAGAAGAAAGATCATTGTTACAAAGACGACACATATAATCCCAATCAAGACTACGGCGACGAGCTTCCTCTCCAAGAGGGAGAGAGTTGGTCATAAGCTTCCACAAAAAAACCTTCCATTTACCTTGAATAGGTAGAGACCAAAGTTTAGACTTACAAAAAACAGTTGTGACGGGAGACAAACGATGTAAATCCGTTTGAGAAGCAGAAGTTGCCCACAAAGACTGAAAGGCTAGAGCATAGCCACTTTTGATGGAATAGAGACCATCATTCGTTTTTGTCCAGTAAAGGTTATCCTGGGAGTCCTCAGGTGGTAGAGCAAGAGAAAGAATCAGCGGGGCGACCTGCTCGCCACAAATAGTATGGACCAATGGAACATCCCATTCTCCACAATTGTTTTGAAGTTGACTGACTGAAATAATCGGTTTCGTTGAAATATCTGAAACTTGAAGGACTTCAGCAAGAGATTGACCATTAATCCACTTATCCCTCCACACATCTAAAGAAGAGGGTAAACCCACCTCCCAAGATAAGAAAGGCCGAAGAAGCCGTAGTCCTCAAAGAATTCCTCGACCACCCCATGataaattttttttatcataactaGCCGAGGACATAACACTCGTGGAGGAGATTTTCAGCTTATTTCCCAGAGAGCGACTCACCAAACTATCAGGATTCTGAATCATCCGCCACGAAACTTTCGCAAGCAAACTTTGATTTAAACAGCGCACATTACGTATACCCAAGCCTCCCATCGACTTTGGCGAACTAATAAATAATCTACTACTCCAATGTAAGCTACCTTGCGCATTCGAGCCGCTCCACCAAAAATGTGATAACATAGAATCAATCTTGTTACTCACACTTACCAGCATTTGAAATGCCGATAGAGAATAAATAGATAGTGAAGACAGAACCGAACAAATAAGAGTAAG from Silene latifolia isolate original U9 population chromosome 5, ASM4854445v1, whole genome shotgun sequence encodes the following:
- the LOC141655725 gene encoding uncharacterized protein LOC141655725 is translated as MSFLVGDFQNGFIPGRNISDNILVSHELFHQISKKTTGKQGLLAFKIDMSKAYDRLSWNFLKATLVSMNFPPSLITLIMNCVSSVTYSTFLNGVIRMPFKPKAGIRQGDPISPYLFALCTETFSQMIQDAQQRRLLKGIKMCRQAPMISHLLFADDSIFFHEAQQQNCKNLMHIIDYYCEASGQRLNPSKSAVTLSPNFTLRNTQKCIKLLRVSAKKDLGVYLGLPTDFGSSKKLIFATLIEKVRKRILSWNNINLTPAGRLTLICSVLSSLSIYSLSAFQMLVAPLILSLALPPEDSQDNLYWTKTNDGLYSIKSGYALAFQSLWATSASQTDLHRLSPVTTVFCKSKLWSLPIQGKWKVFLWKLMTNSLPLGEEARRRSLDWDYMCRLCNNDLSSTCQSMETNAHLFRDCPFSSRIWFASPLGIRCSEGSNLSIQWIINWLLLLSRHAAALSSISMFVSTLWRIWCLRNGQRFAHTEIDLCSSLRLISEESSLNASVMSDHIRFGNLSCNYSSEVDLDTTRIRNFHPYFLIGTHLCSNSIRLKCDASWNPNLRATSGWFFKDNNGTMIHTGSSRFWASSPVQAEAMAFKLAISKAISCGYRHIDASSDCLSLILQVSGHATMDQTAKATLLSLHSMFLQLHCLSISHCPRNLNRVAHSIAKLAMV